The DNA region GCGGCAGTTTCGGTGGCGGGTGCGGTGGCGCTGGTCTCCCTCGGCGCGTATCTCGTCGTGAAGGAGAACCTCTACCAGCAGGTGGACGACAACCTGCTCGCCCGCGCGCAGGCCGCGGTCGATTCGCCGCAGGTGCAGACCGAGCTGCAGCAGGTCCCCGGGGCCTTCCTGGCCAGCGCGGATCTGCAGATCGGCCAGCTGACGGTGGGGCAGAAGGTCCGGCTGACCTATCCGCAATCCGGCAGCCGCCCGCCGTACGGCGACGACGAGATCGCCGTCGCCTCCGGGGACAAGGCCTTCTCCCTGCGCACCGACCCGAAGACCGACAGCCGGGTCGTCGCGCTCCCGCAGGGCGCCGGTCAGGCGATGGTGCTCGCCCAGTCTCTCGGCCCGACCAAACGCACCCTGAACGAGCTTTCGGTGGTCCTGTTCCTGATCGGCGGCGCCGGGATCCTGGTCGCCGCGGCGGCGGGAACGGCGGTCGCGAGAGCGGGCCTGAGGCCGGTCGACCGGCTCACCTCGGCGGCGGAACGCGTCGCCACCACGGGTGACCTGCGGCCGATCCCGGTGAGCGGCGACGACGAACTCGCCCGCCTGACCCAGAGTTTCAACACCATGCTGGGCACGGTCGCCGAATCGCAGGAACGGCAACGGCAGCTCGTCGCGGACGCCGGACACGAACTCCGCACCCCGCTGACCTCGTTGCGCACGAACCTGGAACTCCTGCTGTCCGCGAGCAGACCGGGCGCGCGGACGTTGTCCGACGAGGACCGCAGCGACATCGAGGCCGACATCCGCGGCCAGCTCGACGAGCTGACCCAGCTGATCGGCGACCTCGTCGAACTCGCGCGCCAGGACGAGCCGCGGATCGAGCACGAGCGGGTCGAGATGGTCGACGTCGTCGAGCGCGCGCTGGACCGGGCGCGCCGCCGCGCGGGCGAGATCGAATTCGACGTCTCGCTCCAGCCGTGGGTGCTGACCGGTGACACCAGCGCGCTGGAGCGCGCGGTGCTGAACCTGCTGGACAACGCGGTGAAGTTCTCGCCGGAAGGGTCGACGGTCGGGGTCCGGCTGTACCCGGTCGGCGACGGCACGGCGGTGCTCGAAGTCGAGGACTCCGGGCCGGGCATCGCCGACGAGGATCTGCCGAAGGTGTTCGACCGCTTCTATCGCTCGTCGGAGGCACGGACGCTGCCCGGTTCCGGGCTCGGCCTCGCCATCGTCCAGCACGCGGCGCAGCGGCACGGCGGCGACGTCTACGCGGGCCGCGCGTCCACCGGCGGCGCGCTGATGACCTTGCGGCTCCCGGGAGCCCCGGCCTGATTACTCTGACGGGTGATGAGCACCGAGAACGCGCCTGAGCCGCCGCCCCGCCGTCTGCTGTGGACACTGCTGGTGGCCGCGGTGCTGCTGGCCGCCGACCAGCTGACCAAATGGTGGGCCGTCGACGCCCTCACCGATCACGCGCCGATACCGGTGATCGGCGATTTCATCCGGTTCCGGCTGCTCTACAACCCGGGCGCGGCGTTCTCGCTGGGCGCGAACTCCACCTGGATCTTCGCGATCCTGGCCGCGGCCGCGGTGGTCGCGCTGCTGTGGATCTCCCGCAAGGTCCGTTCGGCGGGCTGGGCGATTTCGCTCGGGCTGCTGCTCGGTGGCGCGACGACCCATCTGGGCGACCGCCTGTTCCGCGAGCCCGGCTTCGCGCG from Amycolatopsis sp. EV170708-02-1 includes:
- a CDS encoding HAMP domain-containing sensor histidine kinase, which translates into the protein MTEPVPVVDVSEKDPRGDRWGTRRFSLRGRVTLLAAVSVAGAVALVSLGAYLVVKENLYQQVDDNLLARAQAAVDSPQVQTELQQVPGAFLASADLQIGQLTVGQKVRLTYPQSGSRPPYGDDEIAVASGDKAFSLRTDPKTDSRVVALPQGAGQAMVLAQSLGPTKRTLNELSVVLFLIGGAGILVAAAAGTAVARAGLRPVDRLTSAAERVATTGDLRPIPVSGDDELARLTQSFNTMLGTVAESQERQRQLVADAGHELRTPLTSLRTNLELLLSASRPGARTLSDEDRSDIEADIRGQLDELTQLIGDLVELARQDEPRIEHERVEMVDVVERALDRARRRAGEIEFDVSLQPWVLTGDTSALERAVLNLLDNAVKFSPEGSTVGVRLYPVGDGTAVLEVEDSGPGIADEDLPKVFDRFYRSSEARTLPGSGLGLAIVQHAAQRHGGDVYAGRASTGGALMTLRLPGAPA
- the lspA gene encoding signal peptidase II, which encodes MSTENAPEPPPRRLLWTLLVAAVLLAADQLTKWWAVDALTDHAPIPVIGDFIRFRLLYNPGAAFSLGANSTWIFAILAAAAVVALLWISRKVRSAGWAISLGLLLGGATTHLGDRLFREPGFARGHVVDFIDYNGWFVGNVADIALFFGAVSLFVLSFRGVPIDGVKETAED